The Ziziphus jujuba cultivar Dongzao chromosome 5, ASM3175591v1 genome segment accaaaataagtcACATCCCCTAGATGGTACAGAAATCACATTAAACCACAATACAGTACTTACCGAACAGCTGAAGGTGAAGCAACAGTGATAACAGGGGCAGAAAGTGCCTGCTTTAAAACGATTTGGTCAACATCATGAACTGGTCCCTGGAAGAGAATATTAGGAATCATGATcccaaataaatgaaaaacttGGCAACCAATCAAAAGACAAAATAATCATTTGATGAATGTTCACGTACACAGAAACCACAGACACGAGGTCAACCAAGATACTTGTGCATGAGccagtaaatatataaatataaatgtgggagtatttctatttttataatatataaacaaaatgtcAAACCAAGATAATTGGACCAGCATTCCATGAATCCCGTACAAGAAGACCCGCACTTACACCCAAGGCAAGATAACATACCGTTGTGTATGTATTTAACCTTGTCACTTCAAATCCACGATCTGACAGACCTTCCTCTGCAAGACAAAAATGCCATATTACACCTAATCAGCTAGCCCTAAAATGGCAAGAAAACCAAAACTCCATCAAAAATTGAAGCATATAACCAGAATAATTCCACAAACCAATCTCCTTGCTGGCCTTAGCAGAAGCAGGATATAAAACAGTGCATTTTGCATGTCCACTTTTTGGAAGCTCTGATGCCAAAACCTTTCCTGTTGCTGAAGAGTGACAACTCCCCAAAGTTCATTATTAGTCCAAACAGTTGCTTGAAAGAGACAAAATGATATTAAACAATTATAACATCCAATAGTTAACCATTTCTAATATAAAGAATAGAATGATAGTATCATGAGAAAATAAAGACTTGCTCATATAGCTTAGCTTGAAGAACTATTCCAAAGGAAGACAACCAAatccaccaaaaataaaatggcaaaagAAATGCCACTCATTTAAAAGACTAAAGTTTAGAAACAAAAATGCATGtaaatatatgcatgtatacCCATTACAGATATTTAAACAACTACCTTTTGACGGCACAAAGGCCACATCAAGTGATTTCGTTGATGACCGCATTACTTCATCAAAAATGCTTGCTGTACCAGCCCCCACAACAGCTACCTTAACATCTGGAGTTCCAGCAGCCCTAAGGACAAAACCAAAGCTAGGTCTATCATTTGATATTATCAAACTATccccttaaaaaattaaatgaaatgaaaacctCATTCCATAAtctaatagaaatataaaattttgcctCTAAACATTTCAGAAAATAATTCAAACTATATAGTATATTTTTACCATCATATCCAGATCTCCATGATAATTTGATAGATACACATAATCCTAATTTACAAAGAGGTTAGGCAATCAGAGTACACAGATTTAAGATTCCAAACATCAGGTTACGTCACAGAAAACTGTAGACAAATTGTTAATCCTTCacatttgagagaaaaaaaatacggGAGCACAAGTCCTAGGGCTGAAGGAAATATTCATGCTAaccaaaaatcatataaaaactgCATAGAGGCAAAAACTTTGAAGCAAATACATAATTTAAGTTTCATTTGAGAATTAAAGAAAGCAAAAATCTAAGCTATTTGCATCCTGAAGAAAAACACCTCCCAGATAAAACAACAGATAAAAAATCTTTGCAAGAAAAATGGGAAAATGCCTAGTTAGTGAGTTCTAAACCTTACTTCCATCCTTCTAAAAAGATCGAACCGGCTTCAGGTGAAGTTATGACAATCCAGTCAAATTCAGTATCTGCTgccaaagaaagaaattaaaagatatttgtAAATGTCGAGCAGttgtaaaatgttttaattgtGCCAAGTGACCATGcgatttgaaaaacaaaattcacacaAATTTAAGATTCCACTGAGCTGAGTTCTATAACGACTCTCAACCTACTGGCCTATCCAACCTAAATTTGAATTTCTGAATCCAAAGTTAGCCAGACTTGACAAGAATAACTGTGCTCGTTATAGGCACATATATTATACTGTCTAACAAGAAAATTAGGTGGCGACACGTCTACCCTAGAGAAAGAAATTATAATGCttaactttcttttatttttttttctttcttttttttttcctctttttttgtttataaatttttagctgGGCTCAACGTTAGAAACATGCTGCCACAGGGACAATATTTCATGTCCAATTTGATGGCAGCATTGACACTATTTTTCCACATTTATActatcaagaaaaataaaaaaagccttAGGATCTTACCACTTAATACAGTAGAAAGCTTATCTAAATCAGGTCCCTTTGTATGCTGAATGAGGGGAAGCTCCAAACAGCTAATCCCATGTTTGGCCtgtaccaaaattttcaatttttatcatcTAATGTCATGGGAACACTAAACCACATGTTAACATGTTTAGGCATAAGGCGAAACTACTAATACATGGAATCGCATCAGCAGTCCATACTACATAGTACAATAAAGCTAATAATACAGCTATAGTCAAAAACCAAAGTTGAGACATCAACATAATACAAGGttacagagaaaaagaaaatgctcataaatatatataagtgaattaaataatccaaGCAACATCCTGCTGATTTCCTTAGATTGCAGACAAAGGATTGAATCCCCTATAGTTTCCATAACTAGTACAAGAATctcaagaaaagaagaaaaacaaatttggTCGACAAAATAAAATCCACAACACAGCCGTTATGTTCTAGCAAATGTCAATGTGGTAAAAGATAGCTAAGAGTAGCAATGACATATGTAACAGACCACCATTGGAAGCACAAGTCGAGGGACGGCCTCGACTGTGAGTCTGTTACAGATCAAAGAAATGCCCAAAACTTTCATTAGACAGCGCATAGCTGACTTGTGATACAGCAAGTCGATTTTGCACAACCGAAGGTAAGGAATCGTAAGATGCAAAAAGCAGCAAGCATTCACAATAGCCTGAGAACCAAAACAGAAGCTCTACCGGTTTAATCATATCTCCTTCCAGTAAGCTTTTGAAAAGACATTTAAATTGTAGTTAGAAATTTATCTTACTGTGGCACACTTGAATCTCTAGTCTTATACAAAAGTAGATTCAACAAATCCAGTGAAAATAGTAGCTTATTAAAAAGAAGAATCAACACCTCGAAGAAAATGcacagacaaaaaaaaaaaatcactgaaAACGCCGTATTCGATTCCACATTTAATCAAATACCTAATGTGACAAtaatttaatcctaaattaaCATGCATGAAACATGTAAAGCATATTGGAGCAGTTCAACtgcattgcaaaaaaaaaagtatatggaTGTAAAAGATGcacagaatcaaaagcaaaaaatcaggaaagcaaaaaaatacaaataaaaatcctTAGAAATCAAAACAAGAGAAGAAAATGTAATAGAAtcgcataaaaaagaaaagctgaGAAAACTTAATTGTAGAGTTAAGAGATGGAAAAACAGCGAAAGGAGTACCAGAGCGTTGATGAGCTTGCCATTCTTCCCACGCTCTCTGGTCACTACGACTTCAGGTTTCAaagctgaagaagaagaagaggcttGGATtgtagaggaaggagaaaagATTCGCCGGTGAAGTAGCGGACAAGAAGGCACAGAGACTGTAAATGGAGGAAAAAGAGGGacagaggagagagaaactggTGCCATTGGAAACGTGTTGCACAGAGAGGATTGGCCAGAGGGCCAGCTATTACCCAATTCAGTATAAGGGCCTCATTATTTTAGTCGTTTAATTTCATTATCTTATGGCCCATTTCAGTATTTAAAGATTAAATATGGTCTTGCAATGAGTCGTTAATTTTTAATACCGACCCGAAACATCTCAGAAGGTGCACCTGTAGAAGATACTGAAGCCACGTGGCTCATTGTGGTAGGCCCGTGTTATACGGCTCGCCGACAACGTAACATCCCCAGGAgcatccaccaccaccaccacccatCAGCCTATCATGTGCTTGCTTTTCTAAGCAATGATTTGGCTCCTTTAATCTTGACCCTCGAAGAAACTGACTGGTAAGCTAATCGGAGTGTGCAGACTTAAGGAAGAATCAACACCGTGCGATTtctctattttaaatttttggtccCTCTGCGTCCCAACTACCCTACTCATCCCCTGTTTGCCCCCCGGTCCCAACACTTTCCAGCTCAGCTACCTTGGACACGAATCGTCGTACAGACAGGTGAACGACCAGTCGTAGCTATATTAGGACTCGACACGGTGTTTTCAtttccaataaattttttataccaGAGGAGGCCGCGTCTATCTGTACTGTGTACTCTTCTTGGTAACCGACTAAAGAGGTTTGAGTTGGATTCCTGTGGGACCATAGCTCAGTTGCATAGATTGCGATAAATActttttcttggttttctt includes the following:
- the LOC107420915 gene encoding uroporphyrinogen-III synthase, chloroplastic isoform X2 is translated as MAPVSLSSVPLFPPFTVSVPSCPLLHRRIFSPSSTIQASSSSSALKPEVVVTRERGKNGKLINALAKHGISCLELPLIQHTKGPDLDKLSTVLSDTEFDWIVITSPEAGSIFLEGWKAAGTPDVKVAVVGAGTASIFDEVMRSSTKSLDVAFVPSKATGKVLASELPKSGHAKCTVLYPASAKASKEIEEGLSDRGFEVTRLNTYTTGPVHDVDQIVLKQALSAPVITVASPSAVRAWVSLIPKSEQWNNSVACIGETTASAAKRLGLMNVYYPTHPGLEGWVDKILEALRGYDH
- the LOC107420915 gene encoding uroporphyrinogen-III synthase, chloroplastic isoform X1; the encoded protein is MAPVSLSSVPLFPPFTVSVPSCPLLHRRIFSPSSTIQASSSSSALKPEVVVTRERGKNGKLINALAKHGISCLELPLIQHTKGPDLDKLSTVLSADTEFDWIVITSPEAGSIFLEGWKAAGTPDVKVAVVGAGTASIFDEVMRSSTKSLDVAFVPSKATGKVLASELPKSGHAKCTVLYPASAKASKEIEEGLSDRGFEVTRLNTYTTGPVHDVDQIVLKQALSAPVITVASPSAVRAWVSLIPKSEQWNNSVACIGETTASAAKRLGLMNVYYPTHPGLEGWVDKILEALRGYDH